In Oceanobacillus sp. FSL K6-2867, one DNA window encodes the following:
- the recU gene encoding Holliday junction resolvase RecU — MNYPNGQKKMMPVRIKQNKNTFSNRGMSLEEDINITNKFYLDTGKAVIHKKPTPVQIVNVNYPKRSAAVITEAYFKQASTTDYNGIYRGKYIDFEAKETKNKTLFPLANIHEHQIEHMKAIINQGGICFIIIRFATYDEAYFLEAKKLFQFWNDKLNNGKKSISYEKIQQESYSIPFHFQKRIDYLSIIDKLYF, encoded by the coding sequence TTGAACTATCCAAATGGGCAAAAAAAAATGATGCCAGTCAGGATAAAACAAAATAAAAATACATTTAGCAACCGAGGGATGTCCTTGGAAGAGGATATTAATATTACGAATAAATTTTATCTTGATACGGGTAAAGCAGTCATTCATAAAAAACCGACACCTGTCCAAATTGTAAATGTAAATTATCCAAAACGAAGTGCAGCTGTAATCACAGAGGCATATTTTAAGCAAGCTTCTACTACAGATTATAATGGTATTTATCGAGGTAAATATATCGACTTTGAAGCAAAGGAAACGAAAAATAAAACGCTTTTTCCTTTAGCGAACATACATGAACATCAAATCGAACATATGAAAGCAATTATTAATCAAGGCGGAATTTGTTTTATTATTATTCGGTTTGCGACCTATGATGAAGCATATTTTTTAGAGGCAAAGAAACTTTTCCAGTTTTGGAACGACAAATTAAATAATGGGAAGAAATCCATTTCATATGAGAAAATTCAACAGGAAAGCTATTCAATCCCATTTCACTTTCAAAAGCGTATTGATTATTTATCCATTATAGATAAGCTTTATTTTTAG
- a CDS encoding DUF5590 domain-containing protein: protein MNKSKWLLWTSLPILIILIALGIYGIVLYNNLYNSKTAGFDETSKQILSQTSITEIDKIEQYNGSKAYHVLFGKNGEGEEKLIFYPLEGKEKSLTTIDKSEILTEEEIVSRWESECNNCKLIKVTPALEENEALWEIAYNDMNNDYVLDYKSIYDGSSVHTYRFQRMFN, encoded by the coding sequence ATGAACAAATCGAAATGGCTTCTATGGACCTCATTGCCCATACTTATAATTCTTATCGCATTAGGTATTTACGGTATCGTGCTTTATAATAATTTATATAATAGCAAAACTGCAGGATTCGATGAAACAAGTAAACAAATACTTAGTCAGACATCCATTACAGAAATTGATAAAATTGAACAATATAACGGTTCGAAGGCTTACCATGTTTTATTTGGAAAAAATGGTGAGGGTGAAGAAAAGCTTATTTTTTACCCACTTGAAGGAAAAGAAAAAAGCTTGACAACAATTGACAAATCTGAAATATTGACAGAGGAAGAAATCGTCAGCAGATGGGAATCAGAATGCAATAACTGCAAGCTTATCAAAGTTACACCTGCATTAGAAGAAAACGAAGCACTATGGGAAATTGCCTATAATGACATGAATAATGATTATGTACTGGATTATAAATCCATTTATGATGGTTCTTCTGTTCACACGTATCGCTTTCAAAGAATGTTTAATTAG
- the asnS gene encoding asparagine--tRNA ligase — protein MKTTISQVAKHKDQEVTIGAWLTNKRSSGKIAFLQLRDGTGFIQGVVVKNDVSEETFQLAKSLTQETSIYITGKIVEDTRSPIGYELQVSNIKIIQEAVDYPITPKEHGTEFLMDHRHLWLRSKKQHAVMKIRNEIIRSTYQFFNENDFVKIDPPILTGSSAEGTTELFHTKYFDEEAYLSQSGQLYMEAAAMAFGKVFSFGPTFRAEKSKTRRHLIEFWMIEPEMAFVDHEESLVIQENYVSYIAQSVLKNCKLELEVLERDTTKLENIKAPFPRITYDEAIELLKEKGFDDIEWGEDFGAPHETAIAESFDKPVFITNYPAEIKAFYMKPHPERSDVVLCADLIAPEGYGEIIGGSQRIDDLALMQEKYEEHGLTGPAYEWYLELCKYGSVPHSGFGLGLERTVAWLSGVEHVRETIPFPRLLNRLYP, from the coding sequence ATGAAAACAACTATTTCACAAGTTGCCAAGCATAAAGACCAAGAAGTAACAATTGGTGCATGGCTTACAAATAAACGATCCAGCGGGAAAATTGCCTTTTTGCAATTACGTGACGGAACAGGATTTATTCAAGGTGTCGTCGTAAAAAATGACGTATCTGAAGAAACGTTTCAACTCGCAAAAAGCCTTACCCAGGAAACAAGTATATATATTACCGGTAAAATTGTTGAAGATACAAGATCTCCTATCGGCTACGAGCTACAAGTTAGTAATATTAAAATAATTCAGGAAGCAGTTGACTATCCAATTACACCTAAAGAACACGGAACGGAGTTCTTGATGGATCATCGTCACTTATGGTTACGTTCAAAGAAACAACATGCTGTTATGAAAATACGTAATGAAATTATTCGCTCAACATATCAATTCTTCAATGAAAATGATTTTGTAAAAATTGATCCACCAATTCTTACAGGGTCTTCAGCAGAGGGAACAACTGAATTATTCCACACGAAATATTTCGATGAGGAAGCATACTTGTCACAAAGTGGACAACTGTATATGGAAGCAGCAGCAATGGCATTTGGTAAAGTATTTTCATTCGGACCAACTTTCCGTGCAGAAAAATCAAAAACACGAAGACATCTAATCGAGTTCTGGATGATTGAACCAGAAATGGCTTTTGTCGATCATGAAGAAAGCTTAGTCATTCAAGAAAATTACGTCAGCTATATCGCTCAATCCGTACTGAAAAACTGTAAGCTTGAACTTGAAGTTCTTGAACGAGATACAACCAAACTTGAAAATATTAAAGCGCCATTCCCGCGAATTACGTATGATGAAGCAATTGAATTGTTAAAAGAAAAAGGGTTTGATGATATCGAGTGGGGAGAAGACTTTGGAGCTCCGCATGAAACAGCAATTGCTGAAAGCTTTGATAAGCCTGTGTTCATTACGAACTATCCAGCAGAAATTAAAGCATTTTATATGAAACCTCATCCAGAACGCTCGGATGTGGTGCTTTGTGCAGACTTAATCGCTCCAGAAGGCTACGGTGAAATCATTGGTGGTTCACAGCGTATTGATGACTTAGCATTAATGCAAGAAAAGTATGAAGAGCATGGACTGACAGGCCCAGCATATGAGTGGTACTTAGAATTATGCAAGTACGGAAGTGTGCCACATTCCGGATTTGGTTTAGGGCTTGAACGAACGGTTGCTTGGTTGTCTGGGGTGGAGCATGTAAGAGAAACGATACCATTCCCAAGATTGCTTAATCGATTATATCCTTAA
- a CDS encoding DnaD domain-containing protein — translation MANKFSFQQILLNQLQIPIELLSKYKQLGLNEKEVMLVLQLLRFLQNRNDFPTPYELSLNVTMDEQECANLLRKLVQKNVLGIEKKENEMKQLSEAYSLDPLWEKLFLQEEKHEEQTIGTIFVVFEQEFGRPLSPFEIETINAWIDEDEIAPALIKAGLRESVLMGKLNFKYIDRILREWKKKGIHSVDQARNASKKFHTTQTTSNQENIPKRDTSFYYNWLEEED, via the coding sequence ATGGCAAATAAATTTTCCTTTCAACAGATTTTACTCAACCAATTACAAATACCAATTGAATTGCTCTCTAAATATAAGCAGTTAGGATTAAATGAAAAGGAAGTAATGTTAGTTCTTCAATTACTCCGTTTTCTTCAAAACAGAAATGATTTTCCTACTCCATATGAGCTTTCACTAAATGTAACAATGGATGAACAAGAATGTGCAAACCTATTGCGAAAATTAGTTCAAAAAAATGTTCTTGGTATTGAAAAAAAAGAAAATGAAATGAAACAGTTGAGTGAAGCTTATTCACTAGACCCACTATGGGAAAAATTATTTTTACAAGAGGAAAAACATGAAGAGCAAACGATTGGCACAATATTTGTGGTATTTGAACAAGAATTCGGCAGACCATTATCTCCGTTTGAGATAGAAACAATTAATGCGTGGATTGATGAAGATGAAATAGCGCCAGCCTTAATCAAAGCTGGTTTACGTGAATCAGTTTTAATGGGTAAGCTTAATTTCAAGTACATCGACAGGATACTTCGCGAATGGAAAAAGAAGGGGATTCATTCTGTTGATCAAGCCCGTAACGCGAGCAAAAAATTTCATACAACCCAAACAACTTCCAATCAAGAAAATATTCCAAAGCGTGATACATCATTCTATTACAATTGGCTAGAGGAGGAAGATTGA
- the dinG gene encoding ATP-dependent DNA helicase DinG, with protein sequence MNKFVVVDLETTGHSPLKSDKIIEVGIVVIENNKITDTRTTLFNPKIPIPPFISNLTGISDQDVEDAPLFNEKADKIVEIFKDSYLIAHNVKFDLGFLNTELAANGRDRLVNPVLDTVELSRILFPQAPSYKLGQLAEYLDIHHDDPHRALSDAYVTAKLFLKLMDKLNSLPYETIAQLLKLERLFISDLHEILTNQSDELAFAAASPSEITVYQGLAFKEATETKSATPPFLKQSYGEYLDAIYEANGSMEKQMKSYEKRTGQREMSELIYDSFQSNSHALIEAETGTGKSLAYLIPAVYEAVKSDQRLIISTYTTQLQSQLLEEEIPALRKLTTFPFKVALLKGKSHYISLEKFAYELNDSSNDNYDIALTKAMLLIWLTETDTGDIDEIQLPFSGYFFYHKISTDAEGMVDPFSPWFSKSYYQKARRKAQKADIVITNHALLCTDMFNDYQFLPAYEKVIIDEAHHFEETAAHHYGMKLDYINMQFIFNHIGRIHDGKLLSKFVTNFSLTDADVPLEKWDRLFEQAKYEIDDLFHSLYQFVMSQHKISKSLSDIGRLQYRLDEEKEAGKTWDGILEMVTRLTFFMRDLIHILALMEQHLTKNDLIDKYDKEELDGITTTLQDFIDRMEQFFYIEGNVPYVKWIEIDTKGTKNAVYLYREPAEVSKLLANDFFQSKKSVIMTSATLTMKSSFDYIQKRLGLIPDRLITKKIESPFSYKNQVQLLVPNDFPDIKYGNMDDFIYATCEAILSLAEITEGRMLVLFTSYDMLRKSYTLLKETIDTGKYVLIGQGITSGSRSRLKKNFQTFDHAILLGTSSFWEGVDIPGDDLSSLMIVRLPFQPPNHPVFEAKSNLIKENGKNPFMDLSLPNAVIKFKQGFGRLIRSSSDRGIVFICDARIIKTRYGKYFTDSIPDVPILFDSTQKLLQKAEEWF encoded by the coding sequence GTGAATAAATTTGTAGTAGTTGACCTGGAAACAACGGGACATTCTCCATTGAAAAGTGATAAAATAATTGAAGTTGGTATCGTAGTTATTGAAAATAATAAAATAACGGATACCCGTACAACCTTATTTAATCCAAAGATACCAATTCCACCATTTATTTCAAATTTAACCGGAATTTCTGATCAAGATGTAGAAGATGCACCGTTATTTAATGAAAAAGCTGATAAAATTGTTGAGATATTTAAAGATAGTTATTTAATCGCCCATAATGTGAAATTTGATCTTGGTTTTTTGAATACAGAACTTGCTGCAAATGGCAGAGATAGGTTAGTAAATCCAGTTTTAGATACCGTAGAGCTCTCACGGATATTATTTCCACAGGCACCTAGTTATAAACTAGGCCAGTTAGCGGAATATTTGGATATTCATCATGATGATCCGCATCGTGCATTATCTGATGCATATGTAACAGCTAAGTTATTTTTAAAACTAATGGACAAATTAAATAGTTTGCCGTATGAAACAATTGCCCAATTGCTGAAATTGGAGAGACTATTTATTTCAGACCTCCATGAAATTTTGACAAATCAATCGGATGAACTAGCATTTGCAGCTGCTTCACCAAGTGAAATAACGGTTTATCAGGGGTTGGCATTTAAAGAGGCAACAGAAACGAAATCGGCCACACCTCCTTTTTTGAAACAATCTTATGGCGAATATCTTGATGCAATCTATGAGGCAAATGGTTCCATGGAGAAGCAAATGAAGAGTTATGAAAAAAGAACAGGCCAGCGTGAAATGTCTGAATTAATCTATGACTCCTTTCAATCGAACTCTCATGCATTGATTGAAGCTGAAACCGGAACAGGTAAGTCATTAGCATACTTAATACCTGCTGTTTATGAAGCGGTAAAATCAGATCAAAGGTTAATTATTAGTACATATACTACTCAATTGCAAAGTCAATTGCTGGAAGAGGAAATTCCCGCATTAAGGAAGCTAACAACTTTTCCCTTTAAAGTGGCACTTCTAAAAGGGAAGAGTCACTATATTAGCTTAGAAAAATTTGCCTATGAGTTAAATGATAGTTCAAACGACAACTATGATATTGCTCTAACAAAAGCAATGCTGCTGATTTGGTTAACCGAAACAGATACTGGAGATATTGACGAAATACAGCTTCCTTTCAGCGGATATTTTTTCTATCATAAAATATCCACGGATGCTGAAGGAATGGTCGATCCATTCTCGCCATGGTTCTCCAAGTCTTATTATCAGAAAGCGCGTAGAAAGGCGCAAAAAGCCGACATTGTAATAACAAATCATGCATTACTATGTACAGATATGTTTAATGATTATCAATTTCTGCCAGCTTACGAAAAGGTAATTATTGATGAAGCACATCATTTTGAGGAGACCGCAGCACATCATTATGGCATGAAGCTTGACTATATCAATATGCAATTCATCTTTAACCATATTGGTCGCATACATGATGGCAAATTGTTGAGCAAGTTTGTAACTAACTTTTCCTTAACAGATGCGGACGTGCCTTTGGAAAAATGGGATCGCTTATTTGAGCAGGCTAAATACGAAATTGATGATTTGTTTCATAGCTTGTATCAATTCGTTATGTCTCAACATAAAATCAGTAAATCGTTAAGTGATATCGGCAGGCTTCAGTATCGGTTGGATGAAGAAAAAGAAGCAGGGAAAACATGGGATGGCATACTGGAGATGGTAACAAGATTAACATTCTTTATGAGAGATCTTATTCACATACTTGCACTTATGGAACAGCATTTAACGAAAAATGACTTAATCGATAAATATGATAAAGAAGAATTAGATGGGATTACAACTACACTTCAGGATTTTATTGATCGAATGGAACAATTTTTCTATATTGAGGGAAACGTACCATATGTTAAATGGATTGAAATCGATACTAAAGGAACGAAAAATGCAGTTTATTTATATAGAGAACCAGCAGAAGTTTCGAAATTACTGGCAAATGATTTTTTCCAAAGCAAGAAAAGCGTTATCATGACAAGCGCTACATTGACAATGAAAAGCTCATTTGATTATATTCAAAAAAGACTGGGGTTAATTCCAGATCGATTAATAACCAAAAAAATAGAGTCCCCATTTTCGTATAAAAATCAAGTTCAGTTACTTGTTCCGAATGATTTTCCGGATATTAAATATGGAAACATGGATGATTTTATTTACGCTACATGTGAAGCAATTTTATCACTGGCTGAAATCACTGAGGGAAGAATGCTTGTCTTATTTACATCCTACGATATGCTGAGGAAATCCTATACACTTTTAAAAGAAACAATTGATACAGGTAAATATGTTTTAATTGGTCAAGGTATAACAAGTGGCAGCAGGTCAAGGCTAAAGAAAAATTTTCAGACGTTTGATCATGCTATTTTGCTTGGAACAAGTTCATTTTGGGAGGGCGTTGATATTCCAGGTGATGATTTGTCTAGTCTGATGATTGTCAGACTCCCATTCCAGCCACCAAACCATCCAGTTTTTGAAGCAAAATCAAATCTGATAAAAGAAAATGGTAAAAATCCATTTATGGATTTATCATTGCCAAATGCTGTTATTAAATTTAAACAAGGGTTTGGCAGACTTATTCGTTCTTCGAGTGACAGGGGAATTGTTTTTATTTGCGATGCACGTATTATTAAAACACGTTATGGCAAATATTTCACAGACTCAATACCAGATGTGCCAATCTTGTTTGATTCCACCCAAAAATTGCTTCAAAAGGCAGAAGAATGGTTTTAA
- a CDS encoding PBP1A family penicillin-binding protein has product MAENSQSRSARRKQKKTKKKPIWKKIVFSILLIFLILGVSGAGLAAYWIATAPDLDPAKLEDTFSSTVYDKYGEEFASLSGDEKRTKISYEDLPQELIDAVTATEDARFFEHSGIDLRRLGGAVLANISDGFGSQGASTITHQVVEKSFLPPDKKISLKVQEQWLALQLERQYSKEEILEFYLNKVFYGNRAYGVAQAAKNYFGKTDLHDLTLPEIAILAGLPQRPTAYNPFENPELTEKRMNTVLTLMVRHGKITQEEADEARNVDIPSLLVESRPDPTPYEAFLQQVDKEVREKVGDADIYSDGLKVYTTIDPKAQEYVEFLLNDSEENPITYSDDNMQAAMAVLDTKSGAIQAIGGSRNNEGGWNYAIRGGSQLGSTAKPIMSFGPAIEYNKLSTYHQVNDDAPYEIPGSSPVRNWNRSHAGWITMRHALNQSLNVPTLKILDEVGVDKAQGFAEGLGIKFHNDQMAVRDAIGGTETNVTPLQLAGAYHAFGNQGIYTEPYAVTSVEFPDGRVVDLTPESNAAMSDYTAYMVTDMLKSAVTSGTGTAASVPGVPVAGKTGTTNENRDSWFAGYSTNYTIAAWTGGYTEDGKRTSLTDTKIAQALFKNAMQKISEGIETPDFEKPDSVVEVTVEKGSNPPALPSDYTPSSDKITELFVKGTEPKQTSEKFDQLDPVSGLNAAYDEESNSIQIEWNYNSDEDISFEVSASVDGGQMQKLSSTEDMSMEISEVEPGAVYEIQVVAISGSMKSDPSTTSVTVSGEDEEENEEEDIPAVSGLTAEYIAASSIIDVNWNYDGPDASFEVSVNGQTQTVQSNGIEISGAAPGETYTINVTPIGANNSRGDSQSTTVEVPANEEANENPEENEGGEPEEEETEEETELDEDQGEDQGQEQEQEEGENQGDDQGQGQGEDQGQGQGQEEAEE; this is encoded by the coding sequence ATGGCAGAAAACAGCCAGAGTCGATCAGCAAGAAGAAAACAAAAGAAAACAAAAAAGAAACCCATTTGGAAGAAAATAGTATTCTCCATTCTACTGATATTTTTAATACTCGGAGTCAGTGGTGCAGGTTTAGCTGCATACTGGATTGCAACAGCTCCAGATTTGGACCCAGCAAAATTAGAGGATACCTTCTCTTCTACTGTTTATGACAAGTATGGAGAAGAATTCGCAAGTCTAAGCGGAGATGAAAAAAGAACAAAAATATCGTATGAGGATTTACCCCAAGAATTAATAGATGCGGTTACCGCTACGGAGGATGCAAGGTTCTTTGAACACTCGGGTATTGATTTACGAAGACTTGGTGGAGCAGTATTAGCGAATATTTCCGACGGATTTGGCTCCCAAGGTGCTAGTACCATTACACATCAGGTTGTTGAGAAATCATTCTTGCCACCTGACAAGAAAATAAGTTTAAAGGTACAGGAACAGTGGCTGGCATTACAGTTGGAAAGACAATATTCTAAAGAAGAAATTTTAGAGTTCTACCTAAATAAAGTCTTTTACGGTAATCGAGCATATGGCGTAGCGCAAGCAGCTAAAAATTATTTCGGCAAAACAGATTTACATGACTTAACCTTGCCTGAAATAGCAATACTTGCAGGGTTGCCACAGCGCCCAACTGCATATAATCCTTTTGAGAATCCGGAATTAACGGAAAAGCGAATGAATACGGTGCTGACATTAATGGTTAGACATGGGAAAATTACACAAGAAGAAGCCGATGAAGCCAGAAACGTAGACATCCCTTCCCTGCTTGTTGAATCTCGCCCAGATCCAACACCGTATGAAGCATTCCTTCAACAGGTTGATAAAGAGGTTAGAGAGAAAGTCGGCGATGCAGACATCTATTCAGATGGCTTGAAGGTTTATACAACTATTGATCCAAAAGCACAGGAATACGTAGAATTTTTACTTAATGACAGTGAAGAAAATCCAATTACCTATTCTGACGACAATATGCAAGCGGCTATGGCTGTATTGGATACAAAAAGCGGTGCGATTCAAGCGATTGGCGGAAGCAGAAATAACGAGGGTGGATGGAATTACGCCATTCGCGGAGGGAGTCAGCTTGGTTCAACAGCCAAACCGATAATGTCTTTTGGTCCGGCAATTGAATACAATAAGCTCTCCACCTATCACCAGGTTAATGATGATGCACCGTATGAAATACCAGGATCTTCTCCGGTCCGAAACTGGAATCGAAGCCATGCAGGTTGGATAACAATGCGGCACGCCCTGAACCAATCCTTAAATGTGCCGACTTTGAAAATATTAGATGAAGTTGGAGTAGACAAGGCGCAAGGATTTGCTGAAGGCCTGGGAATCAAGTTCCATAATGACCAAATGGCTGTTCGCGATGCTATAGGCGGGACTGAAACAAATGTTACACCACTTCAATTAGCTGGAGCATACCATGCATTTGGGAATCAAGGAATTTATACAGAGCCATATGCTGTAACAAGCGTTGAATTTCCAGACGGAAGAGTAGTTGATTTAACACCGGAATCAAATGCAGCAATGTCAGATTATACCGCGTACATGGTTACAGATATGTTAAAATCAGCTGTTACGAGTGGTACTGGTACAGCAGCAAGTGTACCTGGTGTACCTGTAGCTGGTAAAACTGGTACGACAAATGAAAATCGGGATTCTTGGTTTGCTGGTTACAGTACGAATTATACAATTGCAGCATGGACTGGCGGTTATACAGAAGATGGAAAACGAACATCGTTAACTGATACAAAAATTGCACAAGCATTGTTTAAAAACGCCATGCAGAAAATATCTGAAGGAATTGAAACACCTGATTTTGAAAAACCAGATTCTGTGGTAGAGGTCACGGTAGAGAAAGGTTCGAACCCACCTGCATTGCCAAGTGACTATACACCAAGCTCAGATAAAATTACCGAGCTATTTGTTAAAGGGACAGAACCAAAACAAACATCAGAGAAATTTGACCAATTAGATCCAGTTTCTGGATTAAATGCAGCCTATGATGAGGAATCGAACTCCATTCAAATTGAGTGGAATTATAATTCTGATGAGGACATTAGCTTTGAAGTAAGTGCAAGTGTAGACGGCGGTCAAATGCAAAAACTATCCTCTACGGAAGATATGTCAATGGAAATTAGTGAAGTGGAACCAGGGGCTGTTTATGAAATACAGGTTGTTGCTATTAGCGGATCCATGAAAAGTGATCCAAGTACCACTTCTGTAACAGTTTCAGGTGAAGATGAGGAAGAAAATGAAGAGGAAGATATTCCAGCGGTTAGCGGCTTAACGGCAGAATATATTGCCGCATCTTCTATCATTGATGTAAATTGGAATTATGATGGACCAGATGCATCCTTTGAAGTATCTGTAAATGGCCAAACACAAACTGTTCAATCAAATGGTATTGAAATCAGTGGTGCAGCACCAGGCGAAACCTATACAATTAATGTTACCCCAATTGGGGCTAATAATTCCCGTGGTGATTCTCAAAGTACTACTGTTGAAGTACCTGCGAATGAAGAAGCTAATGAAAATCCAGAAGAAAACGAAGGCGGTGAACCTGAAGAGGAAGAAACCGAAGAAGAGACTGAACTAGATGAAGATCAAGGAGAAGACCAAGGTCAAGAACAAGAGCAAGAAGAAGGAGAAAACCAGGGCGATGACCAAGGACAAGGTCAAGGAGAAGACCAAGGACAAGGTCAAGGTCAAGAAGAAGCCGAAGAGTAA
- the nth gene encoding endonuclease III, translating into MLTKKQIRYCLDVMEEMFPNAEGELIHSNPFELVIAVLLSAQCTDKLVNKVTADLFKKYKKPEDYVNVTLEELEQDIKSIGLYRTKAKNIKKLCQVLIEEYNGEVPRTKDELVKLAGVGRKTANVVASIAFNEPAIAVDTHVERVSKRLGICRWKDSVIQVEETLMRKVPRDEWSVTHHRMIFFGRYHCKARNPNCPECPLLELCREGQKRMKKTMI; encoded by the coding sequence ATGTTAACAAAAAAACAAATAAGATATTGCCTCGATGTAATGGAGGAGATGTTCCCAAATGCAGAAGGGGAGCTTATTCACTCCAACCCATTTGAACTTGTTATTGCCGTTTTATTGTCCGCACAATGCACTGATAAACTTGTAAATAAAGTAACAGCAGACCTTTTTAAAAAGTATAAAAAACCCGAGGATTATGTTAATGTCACATTGGAAGAGCTTGAACAAGATATAAAGTCAATTGGTCTGTATCGAACCAAGGCCAAAAATATTAAAAAACTTTGTCAGGTTTTGATTGAAGAATATAATGGTGAAGTACCGCGCACAAAAGATGAATTAGTAAAGCTAGCGGGTGTAGGGAGGAAAACGGCAAATGTAGTTGCTTCCATTGCATTTAATGAGCCGGCAATTGCTGTAGATACACATGTAGAGCGTGTTTCCAAAAGATTAGGCATTTGCAGATGGAAGGACTCTGTGATTCAAGTAGAAGAAACACTAATGCGTAAGGTGCCACGTGATGAATGGAGTGTAACACATCATCGCATGATTTTCTTCGGAAGATACCACTGTAAAGCCAGAAATCCCAATTGCCCGGAATGTCCATTACTTGAGCTTTGCAGAGAAGGTCAAAAACGCATGAAAAAGACGATGATATAA